One window from the genome of Desulforamulus ruminis DSM 2154 encodes:
- a CDS encoding C45 family autoproteolytic acyltransferase/hydolase — translation MYHGRFTGTHYEVGYKWGRMLLKNGKHLNHCPTFALTEDKYAFARECVKEYQTYFPKVLDEIQGIADGNEVPLQIIQTLLFCMYCFEFDNKCTCFAFSSGEEIVFARNSDFLVSLEKLYMNCLYRLQNGYSFNGNTTAFVQMEDGVNQHGLAVGLTFVYPKLRKPGFNAGMLLRYLLEKCKTTAEAIEQLHRLPIASAQTLTIADKSGEIAVAECNPREIEIIRPCVGEKFVATANNFNSEKMRSYRNPEIDDWRSEDRYLNACAALRQHKSGYSVAFAQEVLSGKYGFMCQYDRKQNADTVWSVVYDLKRKQIWRVEGNPARKCFKEDNRMKFN, via the coding sequence ATGTATCATGGAAGATTTACCGGGACTCATTATGAGGTTGGATACAAATGGGGGCGTATGCTGCTCAAAAACGGGAAACATCTGAACCATTGCCCTACCTTTGCCCTAACAGAGGATAAATATGCCTTCGCCAGAGAATGCGTCAAAGAATATCAAACCTATTTTCCCAAGGTTCTCGATGAAATTCAAGGGATTGCGGACGGTAATGAAGTGCCTCTGCAAATCATTCAGACACTGCTGTTTTGCATGTACTGTTTTGAATTCGACAACAAATGCACCTGCTTTGCTTTCAGCTCGGGGGAGGAAATCGTTTTTGCAAGGAACAGCGATTTTCTTGTAAGCCTTGAAAAACTCTACATGAATTGTCTATATCGTCTCCAAAACGGTTATTCATTCAATGGAAACACAACCGCCTTTGTGCAGATGGAAGACGGTGTCAACCAGCACGGTCTTGCAGTCGGGCTGACTTTTGTCTATCCTAAGTTGCGAAAGCCGGGATTCAACGCCGGTATGTTGCTGCGGTATCTTTTGGAGAAATGCAAAACAACCGCTGAAGCTATAGAGCAACTGCACAGGCTTCCCATCGCATCTGCACAGACGCTAACCATTGCAGACAAAAGCGGCGAAATCGCTGTGGCAGAATGCAACCCCAGGGAAATTGAAATCATCCGACCATGCGTTGGGGAGAAGTTTGTCGCGACAGCCAATAATTTCAATTCTGAAAAAATGCGATCTTACCGTAATCCAGAGATCGACGACTGGCGCTCGGAGGATCGCTATCTAAATGCTTGTGCCGCACTTAGACAACATAAAAGTGGTTATAGCGTAGCTTTTGCACAGGAAGTACTATCCGGTAAATACGGATTCATGTGTCAATATGACCGCAAACAAAACGCCGATACTGTCTGGTCTGTTGTTTACGACCTCAAGCGAAAGCAGATTTGGCGCGTAGAGGGGAATCCCGCAAGGAAATGTTTTAAAGAAGATAACCGGATGAAATTCAACTAA
- a CDS encoding class I SAM-dependent methyltransferase has translation MGNTDIFEAIANKYDTYERIKIAKITSNAIREYIVNGKDKSAIDFGCGTGLIGMNLLNDFYSMLFLDTSQKMLEQIKQKITDSNIQNADTLCFDFETAFRSDIHADYVFMAQVLLHINNVELVLSRLYKVLNPEGHLLIIDFNKNEEIISDKVHNGFDQEKLIDLMTKIGFKEIKSKTFYSGNKIFMNQDASLFILDSKKQTSQ, from the coding sequence ATGGGAAATACCGATATTTTTGAAGCAATCGCAAATAAATATGATACTTATGAAAGAATTAAAATAGCAAAGATAACATCAAACGCCATTCGCGAATATATAGTAAACGGTAAAGATAAAAGTGCTATTGATTTTGGATGTGGAACTGGACTCATTGGGATGAATTTGCTTAATGATTTTTATTCTATGCTTTTTCTTGATACCTCGCAAAAAATGCTTGAACAGATAAAGCAAAAAATTACTGACTCCAATATCCAGAATGCAGATACGTTATGCTTTGATTTTGAAACGGCATTCCGATCAGATATACATGCCGATTATGTTTTTATGGCTCAAGTTTTACTTCATATTAATAATGTGGAGTTGGTTTTATCAAGGTTATATAAAGTACTGAATCCAGAAGGACATTTACTGATTATAGATTTTAATAAAAATGAAGAAATTATTTCAGATAAGGTTCATAACGGATTTGATCAGGAAAAACTTATTGATCTTATGACTAAAATTGGATTCAAAGAAATTAAATCTAAAACCTTTTATTCTGGTAATAAAATATTCATGAATCAAGATGCGTCCTTATTTATACTTGATTCTAAAAAACAAACTTCCCAATAA
- a CDS encoding GrpB family protein: MIDLSIGVLPFMELSFYKDIFNMRNYRYTPTDMTGRYLFSKYTKGVWTHNLHIFPYDNGFYIRNEFLFRDYLRKHPELVFKYGEMKKRSAIKNGSTMEEYTRSKTEFIQKVIDAARKEKGLPLQSVWNI, translated from the coding sequence ATTATTGATCTCTCTATTGGTGTTTTACCATTTATGGAGTTGTCCTTTTATAAAGATATATTTAACATGAGAAATTATCGTTACACACCCACTGATATGACAGGTAGGTATTTGTTTTCAAAATATACTAAGGGTGTATGGACGCACAACCTGCATATTTTCCCGTATGATAATGGATTTTATATAAGAAATGAATTTTTGTTTAGGGATTATTTGCGAAAGCATCCGGAACTGGTTTTTAAATATGGAGAAATGAAAAAGAGATCTGCAATAAAAAATGGCAGCACCATGGAGGAGTATACACGTTCAAAAACAGAATTTATTCAAAAGGTAATTGATGCGGCGAGAAAAGAAAAAGGCTTACCCTTACAAAGCGTTTGGAACATTTAA
- a CDS encoding class I SAM-dependent methyltransferase: protein MRREKKKAYPYKAFGTFKGNKEISEDINKMDLLDLMIDFHKDALRQGPGSDQETKRALMFIDNLSDNSKIIDIGCGTGAQTMTLAENTSGKIVAIDMLPVFLEKLNEKILDKKLENRVTTECRSMLELPYPDNAFDLIWAEGSIYNIGFIKGLQDWKRILKAGGYIAVSEISWLTDTRPQEVEKYWTQNYAEIDTISNKIAVIEANGYTPVAHFVLPESCWIENYYQPILDRSEDFLKKYDYAEDLKQFIEAGRIEADIYKRFKEYYSYVFYIAKKKYDHNITILVE, encoded by the coding sequence ATGCGGCGAGAAAAGAAAAAGGCTTACCCTTACAAAGCGTTTGGAACATTTAAAGGGAATAAAGAAATTTCGGAGGATATAAACAAAATGGATTTACTAGATTTAATGATTGATTTTCACAAAGATGCTCTGCGTCAGGGGCCGGGCAGTGACCAGGAGACCAAGAGGGCGCTTATGTTTATAGATAATCTGAGTGATAACTCAAAAATCATTGATATTGGCTGCGGAACTGGTGCCCAAACCATGACACTTGCTGAGAATACAAGCGGCAAAATTGTTGCAATAGACATGCTTCCGGTATTTTTAGAAAAATTAAATGAAAAGATTTTAGATAAAAAGTTGGAAAACAGGGTTACAACAGAATGTCGGTCAATGCTTGAATTGCCTTATCCAGATAATGCTTTCGACCTAATTTGGGCTGAGGGTTCCATATATAATATTGGCTTTATAAAAGGACTTCAAGATTGGAAAAGAATTTTAAAAGCAGGCGGATACATTGCTGTTTCGGAAATATCGTGGCTTACTGATACCCGCCCTCAGGAAGTAGAGAAGTATTGGACTCAAAACTACGCTGAGATTGATACGATTTCTAATAAAATCGCAGTGATCGAGGCCAATGGATATACACCGGTTGCTCATTTTGTGCTCCCCGAAAGCTGTTGGATAGAGAATTATTATCAGCCGATACTTGATAGATCGGAGGATTTTTTAAAAAAATATGATTATGCAGAAGATCTAAAACAGTTTATCGAAGCCGGAAGAATAGAAGCCGATATATATAAACGTTTTAAGGAATATTACAGCTATGTATTTTATATAGCAAAGAAAAAATATGATCATAATATAACCATATTAGTTGAATAG
- a CDS encoding response regulator transcription factor: protein MGFNMNKILVVEDEDILREVIIDYLIEDGYQALEAADGETALELFQSNSVDLVILDIVLPKLDGWSVCRRIRKNSSIPIIILTARSDEDDSLLGYELGADDYLIKPYSPRVLMAKVKRFLEKYSGTVDGMLISAGGIVINRGSRLVSVDGNTINLTHTEFEILAYLMQNKGTVITREQLIAKIWGYNFYGDEKTVNSHIRNLRAKLGSKGACIVTVIRSGYKFEEERL from the coding sequence ATGGGGTTTAATATGAATAAAATATTAGTTGTTGAAGATGAAGATATATTACGTGAAGTGATAATAGATTATCTGATTGAAGATGGATATCAGGCATTAGAGGCCGCAGATGGAGAAACAGCTTTAGAACTGTTTCAATCAAATTCTGTTGATTTAGTTATCTTAGACATTGTTCTGCCAAAGCTTGACGGCTGGTCGGTATGCCGCAGAATACGGAAAAACTCCAGTATCCCTATCATCATTTTAACTGCGCGTTCAGATGAGGATGACTCTCTGCTGGGATATGAGCTGGGAGCGGATGATTATCTGATCAAGCCCTATAGTCCCCGGGTTCTAATGGCAAAAGTGAAACGGTTTCTTGAAAAGTACTCGGGTACTGTGGATGGAATGCTGATATCAGCCGGCGGTATTGTCATAAATAGGGGATCAAGACTTGTTTCTGTAGATGGTAATACCATTAATCTAACTCATACTGAATTTGAAATTCTCGCTTACTTAATGCAAAATAAAGGAACTGTCATTACCAGAGAGCAATTAATCGCTAAAATATGGGGATATAATTTTTATGGTGATGAAAAGACCGTGAACAGCCATATCAGAAACCTGCGCGCCAAGCTGGGCAGTAAAGGCGCTTGCATTGTTACGGTTATCCGTTCGGGATATAAATTTGAAGAGGAACGGCTATGA
- a CDS encoding HAMP domain-containing sensor histidine kinase yields MKKSIVFKWFVLTALLFSTMFLFIGITQNYFFEQYYIDKKSDTLKINMDQYSDLEAKKGAEAASVELYKNNHVWITKLDEYGRVRDVENYFIEVKLNNESQDHWRIPMYSFTGEFSSDVLSSLKVGDEVIIDTVNMADERIPYHIQTHSTGVINLNIANKLHGPQADQAYSHISTGLYRGTITKTVFPERREDISFPYQERYFLEQVKEFQAGLLADNAKPLQRTEELRATENFAEYKIIVKPVRENGVTGYIFAMTSLQPVDEAIAVIREFYPYFFGLAFLCVIVLAFILSKWLAKPLLSINRITGKIAKMDFTEKLPVRSGDEIGQLSQNINGLSRRMEAYIGQLKQDLDKEKQLENTRKEFIAGVSHELKTPLAVMKSCLSILKDGIAVEKREHYFQAMEDEIQRTDLLIVNMLDLAKFESGTYKPEMAPFEIDKAITEVCGSLAEQIQEKNLSLTLSLCSQMVVGHKGLISRVITNFLSNAIRHTENGHAILIAVRGNGQTAEISVENQGNPIAEEDKKKIWNQFYRVEARTSKAGTGLGLSIAKEILELHHAVYGVENTKDGVRFFFSLPVQP; encoded by the coding sequence ATGAAAAAAAGTATCGTTTTTAAATGGTTTGTGCTGACAGCTCTATTATTCTCAACGATGTTTTTATTCATTGGCATCACGCAAAATTATTTTTTTGAGCAATATTATATTGATAAGAAATCGGATACTCTCAAAATAAATATGGACCAGTACTCGGATCTGGAAGCGAAAAAAGGTGCGGAAGCAGCATCGGTGGAGCTATATAAGAATAACCATGTCTGGATTACCAAATTGGATGAATATGGACGTGTCCGGGATGTAGAAAATTACTTTATCGAAGTGAAATTGAATAATGAATCCCAGGATCATTGGCGAATACCTATGTATTCCTTTACAGGAGAATTTTCTTCTGATGTTCTCTCTTCCTTAAAGGTCGGCGATGAGGTGATTATTGATACCGTTAATATGGCAGATGAAAGGATACCTTATCACATACAAACTCATTCGACGGGAGTCATAAATTTAAACATTGCCAATAAGCTGCATGGGCCTCAGGCCGATCAAGCTTATAGTCACATCAGCACTGGCCTATACAGGGGAACGATCACGAAAACTGTATTTCCGGAACGCAGGGAGGATATATCGTTTCCCTACCAGGAACGTTATTTTTTGGAACAGGTAAAAGAATTTCAAGCTGGTCTGCTGGCGGATAATGCAAAACCTCTTCAACGTACAGAAGAACTTAGGGCCACAGAAAATTTTGCGGAATATAAGATCATCGTTAAACCGGTTAGGGAAAATGGCGTAACAGGATATATTTTTGCTATGACCTCTCTGCAACCGGTGGATGAAGCAATCGCGGTGATCCGGGAATTCTATCCTTACTTTTTTGGCTTGGCTTTTCTGTGTGTTATCGTTTTGGCTTTTATTCTTTCCAAGTGGCTGGCCAAACCGCTGCTATCCATCAACCGGATCACAGGGAAAATAGCAAAAATGGATTTTACGGAAAAGCTGCCGGTGCGTTCCGGGGATGAAATTGGTCAGTTATCCCAAAATATCAATGGCCTGTCCAGACGGATGGAAGCGTATATTGGTCAGTTGAAGCAGGATCTGGATAAAGAGAAGCAACTGGAAAATACACGGAAGGAATTTATTGCCGGGGTGTCTCATGAACTGAAAACGCCGCTTGCTGTTATGAAAAGTTGTCTATCAATTTTAAAAGACGGAATTGCAGTTGAAAAAAGGGAACATTACTTTCAGGCGATGGAAGACGAAATACAGCGGACGGATTTGCTGATTGTGAATATGCTGGATCTGGCTAAGTTTGAATCGGGTACCTATAAGCCTGAAATGGCTCCTTTTGAAATCGATAAAGCGATTACCGAAGTATGCGGGTCGCTGGCCGAGCAAATACAGGAGAAAAATCTTTCTCTTACATTAAGCCTTTGTTCTCAAATGGTGGTGGGGCATAAAGGACTAATCAGTCGCGTTATTACTAATTTTCTCAGTAATGCCATCCGGCATACGGAGAACGGACATGCAATCCTCATTGCTGTAAGAGGCAATGGACAGACAGCAGAAATCAGCGTAGAAAATCAGGGGAACCCGATAGCAGAGGAAGATAAGAAAAAGATATGGAATCAATTCTACCGTGTCGAGGCGCGGACATCCAAAGCAGGTACGGGTCTTGGACTCTCCATAGCCAAGGAAATACTGGAGCTTCATCATGCGGTTTATGGTGTGGAAAACACGAAAGATGGCGTCCGTTTTTTCTTTTCACTGCCGGTACAGCCATAA
- a CDS encoding SGNH/GDSL hydrolase family protein, with product MKKLMMFFLMGILLTGMTACGNKKAEKDVAAQFTNSVFMGDSITEGFAINEILPEECVIAGAGATAGFTYDDIGALVAKNPDNVFIMLGSVDILMPVDDPKELFRNDLTKLINKIKEELPDCKIYLQSITPVTQEALKQEPRYERIEEYNELLKELRDKLSVNYVDIGALAEEPPDLFAEDGVHFKKEFYTLWLKKLSESL from the coding sequence ATGAAAAAATTAATGATGTTTTTCTTGATGGGCATTCTTCTGACGGGTATGACTGCCTGCGGGAATAAAAAGGCTGAAAAAGATGTTGCGGCTCAGTTTACGAACAGTGTATTTATGGGAGATTCCATTACCGAAGGTTTTGCCATTAATGAAATCCTGCCGGAAGAATGTGTAATAGCAGGGGCGGGAGCCACAGCAGGTTTTACTTATGATGACATTGGCGCTTTGGTTGCAAAGAACCCGGATAACGTCTTTATCATGCTGGGATCAGTTGATATCCTCATGCCTGTGGATGATCCTAAAGAATTATTTAGAAATGATTTAACGAAACTGATTAACAAGATAAAGGAAGAACTGCCTGACTGTAAAATATATCTCCAATCCATAACACCTGTAACACAGGAGGCATTAAAACAAGAACCCCGTTATGAAAGAATAGAGGAATATAACGAGCTTTTAAAGGAGTTGAGGGACAAGTTATCCGTTAATTATGTAGACATAGGAGCATTGGCAGAGGAACCCCCCGATTTATTTGCCGAAGATGGTGTTCATTTCAAGAAAGAATTTTATACTCTGTGGCTGAAGAAGCTCTCTGAATCATTATAG
- a CDS encoding MBOAT family O-acyltransferase, with protein sequence MVFSSLFFTFVFLPVTVILYYSLGKHLRNIVLLTASLFFYAWGEPVYVLLMCGSIMINYCINTFLGRDDTGGRKRQLYLIISLVFNLGCLAYFKYFGMILSTIASMGGWNLNAGTPALPIGISFYTFQTLSYVIDIYRGQIKPQKNLILFALYIAMFPQLVAGPIVKYADIESRLADRSINFEEFYSGMRRFLCGLAKKVLLANHIGLLWSEVKAMPGTEISVLMAWAGMLAFTLQIYFDFSGYSDMAIGLGKMFGFRFKENFRYPYIAQSISEFWRRWHISLGSWFKEYVYIPLGGSRVGKWKLIRNLFSVWFLTGLWHGASWNFVLWGLYFGTLISIEKLFLQKSMTRWPKAIRHMYLLLLVVIGWVFFEFTSLTDGLSFLRIMFGVGGNELIDNQAIVKLKAYTVLYIVCILAASPWPKKLALLFKRIHGNIYKLAVNVYYCVLMFFSTAYMVGSTYNPFIYFRF encoded by the coding sequence ATGGTTTTCAGCAGTCTGTTTTTTACCTTTGTCTTTTTGCCGGTCACAGTCATTCTATATTATTCGTTAGGAAAGCACTTGAGGAATATTGTCCTGCTTACCGCAAGCCTGTTTTTCTATGCCTGGGGAGAACCTGTCTATGTATTATTGATGTGCGGTTCCATCATGATTAATTACTGTATAAACACTTTCTTAGGCAGAGATGATACCGGCGGACGAAAAAGGCAGCTTTATTTAATCATAAGCCTGGTATTCAATTTAGGCTGTCTCGCTTATTTTAAATACTTCGGCATGATCCTAAGTACAATCGCATCTATGGGCGGTTGGAATTTGAATGCGGGAACACCGGCGCTTCCCATAGGAATTTCATTTTACACCTTTCAGACCCTATCTTATGTGATTGATATATATAGGGGACAAATAAAGCCGCAGAAAAACCTGATTCTTTTTGCTCTTTATATTGCGATGTTCCCGCAGTTGGTGGCCGGGCCTATTGTGAAGTATGCAGACATTGAATCCCGGTTAGCGGACAGAAGCATAAATTTCGAAGAATTTTACTCCGGGATGCGGCGCTTCCTGTGCGGTCTGGCGAAAAAAGTGCTTCTCGCCAATCATATAGGCCTGCTATGGTCCGAAGTAAAAGCCATGCCCGGTACAGAAATTTCAGTGCTCATGGCGTGGGCCGGGATGCTTGCCTTTACCTTGCAGATTTATTTCGATTTTAGCGGGTATTCAGATATGGCCATCGGATTGGGAAAAATGTTTGGATTCCGTTTCAAGGAAAACTTCCGGTATCCTTATATTGCGCAAAGCATCTCGGAATTTTGGCGGAGGTGGCATATCTCCCTGGGATCATGGTTTAAGGAATATGTCTATATTCCTCTTGGCGGGAGCCGTGTCGGTAAGTGGAAACTGATACGGAACCTGTTCAGCGTATGGTTTCTCACAGGGCTCTGGCATGGTGCAAGCTGGAATTTTGTTTTATGGGGGCTTTATTTTGGAACGTTAATAAGTATAGAAAAATTGTTTTTGCAGAAAAGCATGACACGATGGCCAAAGGCTATCCGTCACATGTACTTATTACTGTTGGTTGTTATAGGCTGGGTGTTTTTTGAATTTACCAGCCTAACGGATGGGTTGAGTTTTCTACGGATCATGTTTGGAGTGGGAGGCAACGAACTTATTGATAACCAAGCCATTGTGAAGCTAAAGGCTTATACCGTCTTATATATTGTTTGTATCCTTGCCGCTTCACCTTGGCCGAAGAAATTAGCATTATTATTTAAAAGAATTCATGGCAATATTTATAAATTAGCAGTAAACGTGTACTATTGTGTACTCATGTTTTTTTCAACGGCATATATGGTTGGTTCAACCTACAACCCATTTATCTATTTTCGATTTTAA
- a CDS encoding DHHW family protein translates to MRINNNFAIIQNIVYMFPLLFILAMFILHLALPDKTFSKEERRYLAQWPVFHIEKVLNGSYEAKVESYFSDQFPFRNFWVHIQEESNQILFNR, encoded by the coding sequence ATGCGGATAAATAACAATTTTGCTATTATACAAAATATCGTTTATATGTTTCCGCTTTTATTTATACTTGCTATGTTTATATTGCATCTGGCTCTACCGGATAAAACTTTTTCGAAAGAGGAGCGACGTTACTTAGCACAATGGCCTGTTTTTCATATTGAAAAAGTATTAAATGGCAGTTATGAGGCAAAAGTTGAATCCTATTTTTCAGATCAGTTCCCTTTTCGAAACTTTTGGGTTCATATTCAGGAAGAGTCCAATCAAATTTTATTTAATAGGTAA
- a CDS encoding MerR family transcriptional regulator, which yields MEYTVNKLAKLAGVSTRTLRYYDELGLLSPARISSNGYRIYGQKEIDRLQQILFYRELGVPLEEIRNILASKDFNGLSALESHLSALLARRKQLDLLIANVEKTVKAMKGEIVMSDQEKFEGFLQKLVDDNEQQYGKEVRAKYGDESVNRSNAKVLNMSKEQYVELEKLTAELNETLKAAFEQGDPTGELAQKTCELHKKWLCFYWDDYSKEAHIGVTQMYVDDPRFTAYYDKIAPGCAAFLRDAVAIYCK from the coding sequence ATGGAGTACACCGTCAATAAGCTGGCGAAGCTGGCGGGCGTCAGCACGCGCACGCTGCGATATTACGATGAATTGGGATTGCTTTCGCCTGCCCGAATCAGTTCAAACGGATACCGGATTTATGGACAAAAAGAGATCGACCGGCTGCAGCAAATTCTTTTTTACCGTGAACTGGGCGTGCCGCTGGAAGAAATCCGCAATATTCTGGCGTCAAAGGATTTTAACGGGCTTTCGGCGTTGGAGAGCCATTTGTCAGCCCTGCTTGCCAGGCGAAAGCAACTGGATTTGCTGATCGCCAATGTGGAGAAAACCGTCAAGGCCATGAAAGGAGAAATTGTAATGAGCGATCAGGAGAAATTTGAAGGCTTTCTTCAGAAGCTGGTGGATGATAACGAGCAGCAGTATGGAAAGGAAGTCCGGGCAAAATACGGGGACGAGAGCGTCAACCGCTCCAACGCCAAGGTTTTGAACATGAGCAAGGAGCAGTACGTCGAATTGGAAAAGCTGACGGCAGAACTGAATGAAACGCTGAAGGCGGCTTTTGAACAGGGGGACCCGACCGGCGAGCTTGCGCAAAAAACCTGCGAGCTGCATAAAAAATGGCTGTGCTTTTATTGGGACGATTATAGCAAAGAAGCCCATATCGGCGTGACGCAGATGTATGTGGATGACCCGCGCTTTACTGCGTATTACGACAAAATCGCACCCGGCTGCGCGGCGTTT